The DNA sequence CAGACCGCTTCGCCTTCCTGCACTTCCTGACCGACTTCCACATCGATGGAGACGACAAGGCCGGGCATCGGCGAGATGATCAGTTTGGACGTGTCCGGCTTTTCCTTTTCCGGCAGGCGGGCATGCAGGTCGGCCACATTCGGTGTGCACACCAGCGCGCGCACGGCGACGCCGCGGTGACGGAACAGATAGCCTTCGGTCCGGTCGGCAAATTTCACGGCAAAGGGCTCGCCGTCCAGCAGGCCCTCGACGAGGTGCTGGCCCGGATGCCAGGGCGTTACCAGCGTGTGGGGCTTGCCGCCATTGATCGTGATCTCGGCTTCTCCGGCCTCGCCCAGTTCCAGCGTCACCGGATGGTGCGTGTCGCCCAGGATGACGACCCAATCCTTGCGGGCTTCGGGTGTCGGCGCGATCCGGCCGCTGGTGTCGGCGGCGCGGCGCGAGAAGAAGCCGTGCACATAGGCCGCGGCGCAGATCAGCTGGGTTTCCTGTTCGGCGGTCGGCGGCACGCCGTCAAAGCCGTCGGGGAACTCGTCCTTGATATAGGCGGTCGTGATCTTGCCCGAGCGGAAACGCTTTTCGTCAACCACAGCCGCGATGAAGGGCATGTTGTCCTGAATGCCTTCGATGTGGAAACGGTCGAGCGCCTCGCCATGCACGTCCAGCGCGGCATCGCGGTCCTTGCCCCAGGTGATCAGCTTGGCGATCATCGGATCGTAGAACATGGAAATCTCGTCGCCCTCGCGGACGCCGGAATCCATCCGCACCTCTCCGCCCGCCAGCGGCCCCTGCTCCGGCGCGTGGAAGCGCTTCAGACGGCCGATTGATGGCAGGAAGTTGCGATACGGGTCTTCGGCATAGACGCGGCTTTCGACGGCCCAGCCATTGATCTTGATGTCGGACTGCTTGAGCTTCAGCTTCTCGCCATAGGCAACGCGCAGCATCTGCTCTACCAGGTCGACGCCGGTGATCATTTCCGTCACCGGGTGCTCCACCTGCAGACGGGTGTTCATTTCGAGGAAGTAGAAGCCCTTGTCTGCGCCGGACGCCACGAATTCCACCGTGCCGGCGCTGTCATAGTTCACGGCCTTGGCCAGCGCGACGGCCTGTTCGCCCATTTTCTTGCGCGTTTCGGGGTCGAGCAGCGGCGAGGGCGCTTCCTCGATGACTTTCTGGTTGCGGCGCTGAATCGAGCATTCGCGCTCATTCAGGAAGATGCAATTGCCGTGCTTGTCGCCCAGCACCTGGATCTCGATATGGCGTGGCTCAAGGATGAATTTCTCGATGAAGACGCGGTCATCGCCAAAGGACGATTTCGCTTCAGCGCGCACCGCCGGGAAGCCTTCTTCGACCTCCTTGTCATTTGCGGCCACGCGGATGCCCTTGCCCCCGCCCCCTGCAGACGCCTTGATCATGACCGGATAGCCGATTTCGCGGGAAATCTTCACCGCTTCGGCCGTGTCCTCGATCAGGCCCATATGGCCCGGCACGGTGGAGACGCCAGCCTCGGCGGCAAGCTTCTTGGAGCTGATCTTGTCACCCATAGCGTCAATGGCATAGGCATTCGGCCCGATCCAGCCGATGCCCTCTTCCTCAAGACGCTTGGCGAAGGCCGGGTTCTCGGACAGGAAGCCGAAGCCGGGATGGATCGCCTCGGCGCCGGTCTGGCGCACGGCGTCGATGATCTTGTCGGCAACCAGATAGGATTCCGCTGCCGGGGACGGGCCGATATGCACGGCCTCGTCCGCCATCTCGACGGCCATCGAATTCGCATCAGCATCCGAATAGACGACCACAGTCTTCACGCCCAGCCGTCGACAGGTGTTGATGACCCGAACGGCGATTTCCCCCCGGTTGGCGATCAGAATCTTTTTGAACATGCTGCCTCGATCCACTGTAAACTCTTTCAGCGACTGCACTAAGCCGACGGAAAACAGATGTCCACAATTCCCATAGGTGAAGTGGGTTGTCAGGGTGACGCACGCATGTTAGTAAGCGCTCACTATTTAGGAGATCGAACCCATGTCCCGGATTGTGCTGGACCTTGATGCCCTGGTCACGAATGGCCGGCTGGACGCCGCCGAAGCCACCCGCCTGCGAGCCCTTGCCCTGCCTGAGCAGAAGAATGGCCTTCTGGTGAACCTGCTATTGATCTTCGGCGCCATTTCGGTGGCGGGCGGCACGATTGCGCTGGTTCCGAATGCGCTGACCGGCCTCGTCCTGGCCCTTTTCGCGCTCGGCGGAGCGGAAGGCCTGCGGCGCAGCGCGCGCGGCAATTCCCTGAAAGCACTCGGCATGGCCCTGACGCTGATGGGCACGCTGGGCCTGGCCGGCTGGGTGGGATGGGAATTCCAGCATGTCGAGGACGGCACGCTGCCGACACTGCTGATCGCCCTCATCATGACGGCCTCGGCCGTCTGGTTCCGCTCTGCCCTGCTGGGCGCCTTTGCTGTCCTGTCGCTGGGCGCGATACTCGGATCCGGCACGGGCTACTGGCACGCCAGCTACGCCTTGTTCGTGGAGGAGCCGACCCTCACCCTTCTGATCTTCGGCCTCTTGGCAGGCGGCCTCTATCATGCCCGTGGCAAGCTTGGCGCGGCATGGCAGAATCTGGTCACGGTCGCTGCGCGCACGGCCATGCTCATGGTAAATTTTGCGTTCTGGGTCGGCTCGCTCTGGGGCGACCGGATCGGCGAGCACTGGTTCGCGCCGCAGCGCTGGTCAGACCGTTCCGACTGGCGGGATGCGGCCATGACGATCCCGGATCATGTGTTCACGCTGGGCTGGATCGGCGCCCTCACGGCCGTGATTGCCACATCTCGGCGCAACAGCTTCCTGTCGATCACGTCCATCGTGTTCCTGACGATCCATGGCTACACCCAGTATTTCGAATATCTGGGCGCAAGGCCCGAAACCCTCGTCCTGGGCGGCCTGATCCTGGTCGGGCTGGCGGTGGCCGGAGCGCGCTTCCTGGCGAAGCCCGCCGCAGACGCGGCCTAGTCGGGATCGTCCAGCTGCTCGATCCGCGCCTCGAAGGCCCGCACACGGGCCGAGATGGAGACGAGGAAGGCGGTCGACCAGCCGAGCAGGAGAAAGCCGATGACCGATTCCGCCGCGCCCAGCATGCGCCAGTCCTTGTCGACCACCACATCGCCGAAGCCGACTGTCGTGAAGGTGGTGGTGGAATAATAGACCGCGGTCTCGACATCGGAGAACACGCCGAGCAACAGATAGGCCACGGTGAACAGCCAGATTTCGAGGGAATGCAGCGCGAACAGGCTCATCAGGATGAAGAATATCCCGAGTCCCTGCCCCGCTACGGTCGAGAAATTCACATGCGCCGCGCTGCGACGTCGGATCAGGGCCGACAGGCCGACCAGTCCTGCAAAGTGAATGGCAAAGGCAAGCGCCACCAGCACGCCCCCCACGAGCAGGTTCTGCATGAGCATGGCGATGGTCTCCCTGTCAGCGCGCGGCGACGATCAGGCCGTCCAGCAAACCTGGCGCTTCGCGGTTCAGGAAGTCAATAAGCGCCTGCCCTGGACTGTCGGGCGCAGGCGGGGCCGGATTCTTGCTCCACCAATGCCCGCGCTCCGGCTTGCCCGCCGAGGCCCGGATCGCCGCAAGACTGGCCACCTGCCGCGCTTCGCCCGCCGCATCACCGTCACCAAGTCGCTCGAACCAGGGGCCCCGGTCGAGCCCCACGGCGAGACAGCCCACATAGCGGCCGGGATGGTCATCCAGCGGATCCAGCCAGCACCGGCGGCTCAGCGCATGACGCTCGCTGTCCGGATTGGGATGGGCCCGCATCAGCAAGTGATTGCCCAGTGCCCGTGCAAACAGCCTGGTCCAGGCCGGATCATTCTCGCAGGCGGACAGCCGGTCCTGCGCCCGCAGAAGAAGCG is a window from the Hyphomonas sp. genome containing:
- a CDS encoding acetyl/propionyl/methylcrotonyl-CoA carboxylase subunit alpha, with amino-acid sequence MFKKILIANRGEIAVRVINTCRRLGVKTVVVYSDADANSMAVEMADEAVHIGPSPAAESYLVADKIIDAVRQTGAEAIHPGFGFLSENPAFAKRLEEEGIGWIGPNAYAIDAMGDKISSKKLAAEAGVSTVPGHMGLIEDTAEAVKISREIGYPVMIKASAGGGGKGIRVAANDKEVEEGFPAVRAEAKSSFGDDRVFIEKFILEPRHIEIQVLGDKHGNCIFLNERECSIQRRNQKVIEEAPSPLLDPETRKKMGEQAVALAKAVNYDSAGTVEFVASGADKGFYFLEMNTRLQVEHPVTEMITGVDLVEQMLRVAYGEKLKLKQSDIKINGWAVESRVYAEDPYRNFLPSIGRLKRFHAPEQGPLAGGEVRMDSGVREGDEISMFYDPMIAKLITWGKDRDAALDVHGEALDRFHIEGIQDNMPFIAAVVDEKRFRSGKITTAYIKDEFPDGFDGVPPTAEQETQLICAAAYVHGFFSRRAADTSGRIAPTPEARKDWVVILGDTHHPVTLELGEAGEAEITINGGKPHTLVTPWHPGQHLVEGLLDGEPFAVKFADRTEGYLFRHRGVAVRALVCTPNVADLHARLPEKEKPDTSKLIISPMPGLVVSIDVEVGQEVQEGEAVCVVEAMKMQNIIRAEADGTVKAINVAAGDSVAADEIMVEFS
- a CDS encoding ion channel, whose translation is MLMQNLLVGGVLVALAFAIHFAGLVGLSALIRRRSAAHVNFSTVAGQGLGIFFILMSLFALHSLEIWLFTVAYLLLGVFSDVETAVYYSTTTFTTVGFGDVVVDKDWRMLGAAESVIGFLLLGWSTAFLVSISARVRAFEARIEQLDDPD